The genomic stretch CCCCGGTGGTTTAATCAGCCCGTGATCTTTGATTAAGATTCTCATTCGTTCGACATCTTCCCACCTACCAGCATCCGCATACATATTAGAAAGCAAGACGTAATACCCACAATTGCTTGGATCCAATTCAAACAATTTCCTTGCAGAAATTTCAGCTAGTTCTAAATTTTTATGCATCCTACATCCAGCTAATAACGAACCCCATATCACAAAATCCGGAGTAACTTTCATCTGCTTAATCAAATCATATGCCTTCCCTACCAAACCAGAACGGCCAAGAAGGTCAACCATACAGCTGTAATGCTCAACCCCAGGTTCTAAACCAAATTCTTTTTTCATACTTGTGAAGCAATCCCAACCTTCGTCCACGAGACCAGCATGGCTACATGCAGCTAAAACAGATACAAAAGTTATGTAATTTGGCCTAACACCAGCCCTTTTCATATCATAGAAAACATTTAGAGCCTCTTTGGGATAACCATGCATCCCATAACCAGCAATCATTGCACTCCATGACTTGACATTCTTGTAATTCATGCGATCAAATACTTTTCTCGCCATTGATACTCTCCCACATTTGCAATACATATCAATGATCGAAGTTCCAATGTAGACATTCTGCTCGAAACCCATCTTGATCACCTATTAAACATGTGAATAGAGACTCTTGAGCTCGATACTCCAATATTAGAGTTCAGATAGTGCAAACAAGAAATGATCGATTGCTAGAAGAAAATTTCACATAGCACGAAGTCGAAGTCAAGCTCTGAAAACTACTAAAGACAGTTAAATTAAAATACCTGATCATGAATACAACGGCCAAGTAGCAATGCCCCAGCATGAGAACAAGCCAACAGAACAGCTGACAAAGTCACGTCATTAAATCTAACACGACTACTAAACACCATGGAACGAAAAACTTCCATAGCTTCAGTAGACAAGCCACTTTGTGCAAGGACAGCAATCATACTATTCCAAGAAACATCGTCTTTCTCCACCATACCATCAAACACCATCTTCGACAAaccaacctccccacacttagcATACGCATCCACCAAAGTATTCCCTACACTAACAAACCCATCCAATCCCTTTTTAATCGAAAACCCATGAACCCCTCCCGTCACAAACTGATCTGACACCCGAGCACAAGCAGAAATAACCGAAACCAAAGCCACCGCGTCCACACAAGCCCCCTCAATCTTCCTCTCCTCGACTAAAAACTCTTTAAAAACACCCAAAGCCTCACGCGGCGCATCATTCTGAACAAAACCCGTAATCATCGATGTCCAAGACACCACGTTTCTTTGAGGCATTTCACCAAACACCTTATATGCATCACCCAATTCCCCACATTTCGAATACATACCCACCAAAGCCGAAGTCACAAAAGCATCGTCTCCAAACCCGAACACAATCGCCTGCTGGTGGGCCTGTCGCCCCGATACAAGGTCCAACAATGACGAGCACGCTTTAATAGTACACGGAAATGTCGAACGGTTAGGCGAAAGAGAGAGCTTTCGCATCGACGAGAAGGCTCGGAGCGCTTCGACTGAGTCGCCGCCCCTAGCCAACTCGGCGATGACCGAGTTCCATGAATAAACATCGGTACTGTCAACGTATTTATTGAACAATGGCACGAGGTTTCTGTTAGGAGCCGTTGAAAAGTAGTTAGGATGAAAAGTGGGTTTGTTGGATTTGTAACTAACTTTGGCGCGAAAAATTAATGAGCGACAATTTGGGAAAATCTTCATTCATTCAGTTGAAAAAAAAATGTGTGGAGAAGCGGGAACCGAAGAAATAATGACGTCGCAAAATGGGTACAACCGTGCAGCCGAATTTGGGTACCACGCTCACACAGTCCCACATAGGAGGGCTCGGTTTTAACTCAACCCGATTTTGACATGATAATAAATTTGCTTGATATTATCCAAATAAAACCAAATTGGGATTTATCTTAATTTTTTAAGCTTAAAACTAATATAAATAAATACATTTATAAATTGTTTTAACGTAAATTTATCAATTTAATTAAGATAAAATATATGTTTATAACCTCGTCCAGTAGTGACCCAAAATGGAACGCAACCCGACTTGTCACTCGATTATGACTTGAACCATGATATGAATAGTAACCGATCCATACGTGTTTTTGCCTGTCTTTCGGCTATCAGGTCACTTGAGTAGGCTGGGTCATCGTTAGCGATTTGGgaacaagttaattaattgtggTTCTAATTGACACAAAGTGTCGAGCGGGCCGAAACTCTTACAATTCGCGAAGCCTTAAGTTAGAGATAAATAATAATCTTATATATTTACTCCTTCATTTAATTCAATAGTTTACCCTTACTTTACTTCTTCACATACAATAAAAAAGCAAATGCAATTTTTTGAATGAGCTAAATAAAGTACTCCCTCTATTCAACTCTACATTACACCTATTCCTATTTTggtcattcaactccactttgcaccTTTCTAAAAATGGCAAACTAAAGGTCCATGTTTTCATAATTAGACAAGCATATTTACGTAAAATGCCATTCAATAACCCTTTTTAATTGGACAAACATATAATAAAGCATTTTTACTTTCCACTCGTtgtactttttattgttttttactacttttcttaatatttgtgcatATAAgtgtaatgtggagttgaatgaGGAGAGTAATTGTTTTGTCTGGATTGTTTACAAAATAAAGTGTCACCCCCATAAGTTTGATAGTATGTGTAATCAAACCCCTTAATTTATAAACGTGGTAAATCAACCCCATAAATTTCTTTCAATGTGCAATTAAACACATATcttattttaaaaaataaaatttgcAAATTAATTTTTTACTATTATTGAAAAGCAAAATTATTTATTAGATTTTAATCCTAAAATTCTTTATTATTAAAAAAACATGttcagttttttttatttttattttggcgaAAAATATTCCTAATATGAGAATTCTTAATGATGTCACAATGAAAAGTTACATGACTAAATTTTTGTTTATACTAAAATTGGTTCGCATTTTCGGTTGAATATGTAAATAATGTATTTAActatttaagaaatatatttataataatttttataatagaaaacaataggctttattttaaaaaaaatggtaAAAACTTGATTTGAGCTTAATTGCACATTTTTGAAAAGTTATGGGCTAATTTGCTACAAGTGAAACTTAGGAGACTAATTTGCACCACAAAatttcattgaagacggcacgtatccgtcactttggagtgacggataccatttcctctcacaaatgatccaaatagaggagagagggaagcacatggaggtgcccCCACCTTATCCCCCATATCCGTTTTATAaatggcattacccgtcacttgctccgacccgtctttaGCAAGACTAACTGAATTTGCACATAGTTTAAAAGTTATGGGGTACATCCCGCAAAATAAAGCAAATGTGGCAAAACCGCATAGCTAAAGGATAAAGCCAATCGACCTCAATCCCTGACGCCGGCGACCACCGACCGTGACACCTTCAGCCTTCATCCCTGACGTAAACTCATAAAGAAAACACAAACACAATAGAACGATAAAGACAACCACCACCTGCCGCACTGTCGCCGACCGTCACCGTCTGCTGGCGTCTGAGTGTCTGACACTCCACCACTCGCGGTACTACTACTCGCCTGCTACTCCTACTCGGTATGTGTTCTCAGAATCTCAGTTCTTACTTCTCTTAATTTCTTATAATCTtattaattcgattaatttgttgttgattgttgattaattcgattaatttgttcttattagttattagttttgattaattcgattaatttgttccccaaattcaattaatttgttcttactagtttgattaatttgttccccaaaccctaaatcccaAATTTTTTCTTATTCAATCCTAAATCCCAAATTTGTTCTTATTAGTTACGGAGTATTAGTTTtgattaattcgattaatttgttccccaaattcaattaatttgttcttattagtttgattaatttgttcccCAAAACCTAGATCACAAATTTGTTCTTATTAGTTTGTAAATTTATTTATCTATTTGTGTAATTATTATATTGGCTTGTGTTAGTGTAGCTTAgaatttgttgtttgtttgtaGATGATGAAAATGAATAGCttacaatactttttttttttttgggaaaatgtaagcatTTCTCATTAGAATAAAAAAGTGTCCCAATACAATCACATTACAAGGCATAGTCTAACATAAACTATCCTTCACACAATCTAACTTCATCCAGCCATCTTAAAAAATTTGCATTGTTACATTTAAACTTATACTGCCCAATTCGAACACCCACCTCCTGCTTAACAGTCTTCACAAGGTACTCTGGTCTGCTTACCACGCCTTCCAGTCTACATTTGTTTCTCATTTGCCAGATATGGTACACCAGGCAAGAGAGAATCATAGCAATTACCTGTTTCCTGCTAGCAAATCTCTGCCTCCATTTTATCCACCAAGCCACCCAATCTAGCTCTGGTAGCCTAGTTTTACATCAGTCAGAAACCAGGCCCAAACATTTATGACTATAAATGCACTGAAAAAACAAGTGATTATGGTCCTCTTCCATAGCTCCACATAAATAGCACCTGTTTTGCTGAACGATATTCATTCTAACCAGACGGTCCTGAGTCAACAGACGATTGTGAGCTACCAACCATAGACAAAAACCATGCTTAGGAACGATACATCTAGTCAACATCCAAGGGTACCAGCTTACAATATTTGTGGAGTCGGAAGTCACAAAAAACCACATCGACCTCTTCTCCATTGTTATTAGAACCtcaaaatttttttgaatttaatGTATAAATGTTGTCCGCAATTTAATGTATAAGTGTTAGTGTAGCTTAGAATGTACTATGTATTGACGATATTTGAATTTAATGTATAAATGTTGTCCGCAAATTTTTTTTCTTAATGTACCCCCCCTTTACTCAAATCCTGGATCCGCCCCTGTGATTTAGTCGTTTAACTCTGTAAATTTCTGTATATACTTCAACAGTCTTACTATAATTTCTGTTGTTGATGGTTATCCATATCGTGTGCTGTTAGTTTAGATTGATTGTAGTGATCATATGTTGGCTTCTTGCTTGAACACTCCTATCTTCGATCACTACCAATTAAATGTATGTAGGATGAACTGCGAATCGATTCCTACGTATTTCGCATTcgtattagttattattattttcCGTATTACATTGTAAAAACGTAtcaccaaagttggctggtgtgagtgataagggctctcatctcttaaacaagtggtcaagggtcgattcctgactcttgtgaatgaaaaagccaaactttaGGAGGGGTCAatccattaaattgccttcattaccccgaaggagattgccccagttgtcggtaggggatactcttAGTCAACaccaaaaatataaaaaaaaaaatacatattcgTATCGAAGCGTACCATGAATTAGGCAACCATGTGTACGGTGTCTTCATTACTCATTTACATTGTATACTAATTTTGAAGTATTATTATGTTGGTCGGTTATAGTACATGTCATCACTATCATTGATCAGTATGGAAACCAGACTAGACTGCTATGCACTGTCATCAATTTGCATTTAAAGAATTCGGTCTAATTTTCACAAGCTGCTACTTGTTAGGTCGATTTTATCCATCAAATATGAGGGTAGAATAGAACTAATTTAATTTAGGGTTATTTGTATTAGGATTGACATCCAACCatttaatgcaacaaacaatGGGAGTCATCGAAGATGGAACTATAAAAGGGAAATTGCCAAGTGAAGAGGTTTTCGCGGTTCATTACCCTGGATATCCTTCTTCTATGTCACTTGCTGTTGAAACCCTGGGTGGCCTTGACGTCATTGCTAAGGTACATTATTTGTTTGTACCAAGTTATCAAATTTAATTTTCACTAGCATTTGATTTTTTTAGATACAATTTTAGTTGAGTATTTTTAGTTGAATtttaaatgtttattttatttattatatgcAAGTCTATTTCTCTGAAATACATGTAAATACATGTCATATGTGTCTAATACAATTTAGCAAGTCAAAACACGGAGATTGAATTATATTGGCTGAACGTCTAAACATAGTATACATGTCACGGTAGATTATTGTTTTATCACGTAAAATGTGTAAAAGTTATGAACTTGATTTGGTATTCAATATTTGTAGGCTCATAACTCAGAGGCAAATAAGTTGGAGCTTCGTTTTCGACCTGGTGATCCGTTTTCACACCCTGCATTTGGCCATATTCGTCCGTGCAATAGTTTGCTCTTAAAaatatccaaaaggaatgttggTGACAATCAAAATGACAGTTGCCAATCCAAAACTTGCGACTCTACATGCAATTTAGTGCAAAGTGGTTGTTCTGTAAGTGTTCTCTCTGCAGACATTGTTGCTCGAGTCCAAGAAGCTTATCATTTCAATGGTTGGTAATGTCGTTCATTTACCATTGTTTGAATCTTGCCTTGGATTTGCTTACGTTGCCATCTGTATACTAGTCGCATACGTTGCTCTAATGAATATAACTGGAGTAGTTAAGCAATAAACCATTCGAATGAGTTGGTTGAATCCAATTGCTTAAAGGAGTATAAAAGAATACATACGTTGAAATAGGCATATGATCGCTGGGAACAATATAATTGTACAAGCCTCTACACTGCTCTTCCTTGACAACGACTATCCTGTTATGATTCCATATATAGCGGTTATATTTAGGAGTTTAAATTAGTCCTAACTTGTTGGTCCATGGTATGCTATCTTATTACCCTTGTGATTAATCTTTAAACACTATTATTAATTTGATGTGTGCTCTTAGTCTGAAAAGTGTGAACATTTGTAATCCTGATATCTATATCATCATTAGGTCAAGAAGGGAAATGTCCATCAAGTCTGTATGTGTATTGTAGCCCTTCATTTTTTAATGTTTTCTCTCACGTTGCCAATTTTATCCTTAAATCATCTTCGTGGTGTTGATCTTAGCTAATTCATTGTGATAAAAGTCACCTCAAAGATAACATGAAATTCATGCTTTGCTGTTAATATTGCAATTATGTAATTGAATTAATATTTTTCTGTAGGAATGGTGGATTATCAGCATGTCATTCCAGTCCATGCAAATGCTGGGCGGATGAGTGAAATGAAGGGACCTGTTGGTAAATctgttttttcttcttttccaGTGTTGTGGTTACTTATTTTCATCTAGACATAGTGATTCATTTTGAATTTCGTGTTTGTAGACACAGAAAATTTTGGTGATGTAGATGATGACTGTCCGATGATACTAGTGCCTCCGCTATTTTCTCCCAAAGATGTCCCAGAAAATATAGTGTAAGTTACTCGTGGGTCATAAATAAATCTCTTTCTGGCAATACGTGAAGTCAGATAATTAAATCTCGGTTTCAGTCGCGGTTGTGGTATTGGTTTTCACGACCTAATCTTGTTAAATGCCGCCAATATTGCCTAAAATGCAGCCGCGGTAACCTCTCAAACATTGATAATTCAGTCCTGAATCGGTGCCGTACCCGATGTTTAAAACCATGCCAGAAGTTtacttatttacttattttatgtTATTACCCCGTTCTTATTGGCACATTATCCCTAATGTTTACTTATTTACATGTTACCCTTTCTAAAATCCAAATAAGGGAAATATTGTGCAAAACTTTAtctaaataatacacatttttgTAAAAATTGTGCCTTGTGTCTATAAGGTGCACGCCTTTGTCTCGCGCCTTGCATTTTGTGTACTCGGTCCCTTGTGCCTTTTAAAAATAAGATTAAAGGGGAGATCAGGTGATAGAGAAGGTTATAGTTGGTTGGGTAAGTGGTGTCAATGGTCTTAGGTTGTTTAAGAAGCGATGTTGGTGGTCTTAGGTAGTTGGGGAGGTAACTAGTGTAGATCCTGCGCAAATGCGCGGTATATATAgacattttaatttttaatatacttatagattttagatttatatctcatgaattttaaaaaacaaaaattaatcttaAAATTAATTTCATGAAGTCtgttttttattaaaatattttaactaccacatattattttaataaattattttttcgTCATGAAGTTTATAATAGGAGTAACAATTTATGtatagattatagttttataccaattttgttttatttttgttaaacgattatatttttaaatttaatgatgaaaagtttatttttaaatgaaaaattagtttaataaatgaaatctaatttgtttccatatataatgTAGAACACTTTGGAGGGAAAACATTAGAgaagttttattctcttagtatataggggGATTTCGAAATTGATCTCTGATTAATGGATATGTAATATTGCATAATATATTAGGGGTAAATTTTTGTGATTGGAGATTTCCGAGATAATATTGTAAACATTGCATAAATTGAGGGGCAAATCATAGTTTGTTTCCATATAGGATTGTATAATTAGAAAAGTCAAAGTATAATTTATTTTCATGTATAAGATTCCAAGAATTATCACGTTAGAATGTTAGTAATGATGCCAAATCAATGCAAAATCAATTGTTTTAAGTCGAGGGCCCAACTTAGAACGTGCTTTGTGCTGTTTTCAATCCATAAGGCAGGCCCATCAAAGTGGGAAGACACTTGGCGGGAAACTACTAAGAGAAtgttattctcttagtagtaggggggatgtTGATGGTTTTGAGTGTCTTGATGGTTGTCCGGAGTTGGGTGGGTGGTTGGCTAAGGTTTTTAGCGGATGTAGGGGGAGGTTAGGTGTTTGGTAGGTTGTGACTTGTGAGGAAGTGGTGGGGTTGGGTTAATTATAATTAGTGGGATTTAAACTAAAGGTTAATCATAGTATTTGGTGTATAAGTGAAAACGTTACACGGATAAGCTAGTAATTTCAACACTGAAAACTACCAATGAGGGATAGCGGGAACATCATTCCATCACGCGGAGGAAGTGGATAGATACCCAGTATAATGCATCTTTGTTGCATATCACATTTTATGCTTCTCATGTGTTACTCAGGTTGAGACCATCTACCACATTAAGTTCCAAGAAAAAACAGGAGGGAGTTGTACAACATCGCTGGGAGGTATTTTAGTTCTTGTATTACATACATGTGATAATATTTGAACATTTAATAGAATATCAAACTACTCGCTAActcaattaaacatgataaagaaTGTTTAGAGTGAGCCACTTTCCATACTAGGGGCACTAATATTTGATCACAGAAACAACTCTGCCAAATTTGCCAATTTTATGACTACTACTTGGAGCTCTACATGCTTTAACTTAGCTAATAGTTGTGTATGATATGTATTTTCTTGATGCAGATGGAGATTGAACCATGTCTTGCTATTGATTTCAATATCAGTGATATCCTCATCTGTAGATCATATTGAGCATTAGTGAGGATTTTGTATGTGTTAATTGTTGTTGATCATATAAATGCATGATTATTAGGAGTTAGGAATTTGGCTACCACATGACCGAAGTTTGACATTATGCCTGTGAATGTGCATATTGGCTGTTTCTATATAGAGTTTATTGATAACACCACCTTTTCAATACACAttataatttcattttttttttgtttgaaaactcTGATCTTTTATTGGCTGTCACTCCCTTTAGCTATAGGGAGTGGGTTCTCTGATGAACTACATCAGTTTGGCTTTTGGTTCTTTATCGCAAAAGCTTCATGTCTTATGGAAAACTCACCGCCCCCGCAGTACTTTATTCTCTTGTATTTTTTTCTTCCTAGTACTTAACAATCACACAGATACCTAAAAATGTGAATTGGGAGCAATACATACCAAAAGACTCGGAACAATGGAAATTGCAAATGGCTGTGTCTAAGTTTTTTGCTGAACGCCCTATCTGGCCTAGAAATTCTATCTTTGAACGCTTGGGTAATATGGGCCTTAAAGTTGGAGATCATACGCTAAGGAGGTATCATCAATAACTTATCTTGAAGCCGTTCTTCTATTGGGTGGTGTTTCACGTTTCGCCTCTTGTTGTTCACTGACTTACATTTCTGTTGTTGTATACACATCCTGTTTCCTTGTTAATTTTGTACAGGCTTCTTTTTCGAAGTGCATACTATTTTGGTAGTGGACCATTTCATAGATTCTGGATCCGAAAAGGTTATGATCCTAGAAAAGATCCCGAATCCCGAATGTAAGTACTTATATTTCATCTTCTCTATTTATGACCTAGTAACCTCtatactattttaatttaatggcCAATATTTGTTTACCTTGCAAATAATAGTGACTCCTTTTTAGGATGAATGAAATGTGTGCTAGAAGACACGAAATTACTACTCCGTCTGACCAGCTTTTAACTACATGTCTAAGCAAAATAATGTAGTTGAAACTGAAAGTTGAGTAAAGAGTTGGGGTCAATAGCTATATGTACATGATGCGGTCATAAAACTTTGTTCGgtacatggacaaataattcattCTTGTATTTAAATGGCCTTGCTTGTAACTCACCTGTGGGATTGTGTGTGAGAATTTCATATTCGTAAATGGTTCAGTCAGCAACGGATTTAGGCTGATTgtatcctttgatatattttaatttttattctttTCCTATGTTTTACCATCTCCTTCACAATCTACTTCGGTATCCTCGTGGAATATCTGAAAATGATACAATTGTTTAAGATGGCTAGCGTTTTTATTCCCTGCCAGTATAACATTGTCGTAGTCATCATGGTGTATGTAGCTACAACTTGGAAGAATGTCATACAACAAGCGTGgacatttttttttatatatatattttttttatcacgGCTCAAGTCATTAACTATCCCAGTCCTTGGGGCTGCTAGTTTCACTGCGTGCTCCTCTTACTATTTGGTGTCATTTCAAGTAGATCTTATAGACCTGTATATTTATTCTTCGTTTCATTGATTCTTCATTGTTATGTTTCACTTTCCAACAGATATCAGAGAATGATTTTCAGGGTTCCGCCACCTCTGAGAGGTTATTGTGATGCAACTAAAGGGTAAGTAATTGTTTCCTTTTTTCTTTGTTAACAtatatttattttgtttgatgtgctttcagagctcaaatgtctTTTCAAGCGCAAGCAATATATTGTTGAGGCTGATCAATGCTGATAACATTGTGcaagttatttattttatttattttttttcccTGCGATCTTATGTGTGTGGTATGTTTATCTGTCTCAAGTATACATCTGAAATGGTGAAATATACTCCATAATGGAAAGTAGTTATGAAATAAATAGTGAAAATGGAAGGTATTTCAGAGACGAAGGGACTCAAGGGAGTAGAAAGTTCTTTATGTATCTTTTCATCATTCATTTCACAGATTGAAGCACAAGTGGGAGGACATGTGTGCATTTCGAGTTTTTCCATACAAGTGCCAGACATACTTCCAGCTTTTTGAACTTGTCGATGATTACATTCAAGAAGAGATCCCTAGATTTCCATACTTAGCTGTTTGCTCTGTAAGTGTCTCATTTATCATATTCTTGTGTTATAATTTTAAGATTGGCAGAGAGTTACTGAAGATTTTTGTTGTTAATTCATGAATTTTACCTCCAAAGTGCAGTGGTATCTATGTATAAGGATTGCAGAATAATATGTGCTTTCTGGGAATGCCTTAATTCTAGTAGTTATCTTTGCATGTGCTTGTGATTTTAGGTCTTAACTTAGTTCAGGATGGAGGTGCTTACTATGATCAAATAGTAGAAATTCCAGATAGTGTAACATCAAACACA from Silene latifolia isolate original U9 population chromosome 2, ASM4854445v1, whole genome shotgun sequence encodes the following:
- the LOC141643782 gene encoding pentatricopeptide repeat-containing protein At3g26782, mitochondrial, translating into MKIFPNCRSLIFRAKVSYKSNKPTFHPNYFSTAPNRNLVPLFNKYVDSTDVYSWNSVIAELARGGDSVEALRAFSSMRKLSLSPNRSTFPCTIKACSSLLDLVSGRQAHQQAIVFGFGDDAFVTSALVGMYSKCGELGDAYKVFGEMPQRNVVSWTSMITGFVQNDAPREALGVFKEFLVEERKIEGACVDAVALVSVISACARVSDQFVTGGVHGFSIKKGLDGFVSVGNTLVDAYAKCGEVGLSKMVFDGMVEKDDVSWNSMIAVLAQSGLSTEAMEVFRSMVFSSRVRFNDVTLSAVLLACSHAGALLLGRCIHDQVIKMGFEQNVYIGTSIIDMYCKCGRVSMARKVFDRMNYKNVKSWSAMIAGYGMHGYPKEALNVFYDMKRAGVRPNYITFVSVLAACSHAGLVDEGWDCFTSMKKEFGLEPGVEHYSCMVDLLGRSGLVGKAYDLIKQMKVTPDFVIWGSLLAGCRMHKNLELAEISARKLFELDPSNCGYYVLLSNMYADAGRWEDVERMRILIKDHGLIKPPGFSLVEIKGNVHVFLVGDKEHPEHEKIYQYLEEIYMKLQEVGYVADKASVLHDVDDEEKEMTLRGHSEKLAVAFGIMNTAPGTIIHVIKNLRVCGDCHTVIKLISKIVQREIVVRDAKRFHHFKDGICSCGDYW
- the LOC141643783 gene encoding uncharacterized protein LOC141643783; its protein translation is MQQTMGVIEDGTIKGKLPSEEVFAVHYPGYPSSMSLAVETLGGLDVIAKAHNSEANKLELRFRPGDPFSHPAFGHIRPCNSLLLKISKRNVGDNQNDSCQSKTCDSTCNLVQSGCSVSVLSADIVARVQEAYHFNGMVDYQHVIPVHANAGRMSEMKGPVDTENFGDVDDDCPMILVPPLFSPKDVPENIVLRPSTTLSSKKKQEGVVQHRWEMEIEPCLAIDFNISEIPKNVNWEQYIPKDSEQWKLQMAVSKFFAERPIWPRNSIFERLGNMGLKVGDHTLRRLLFRSAYYFGSGPFHRFWIRKGYDPRKDPESRIYQRMIFRVPPPLRGYCDATKGLKHKWEDMCAFRVFPYKCQTYFQLFELVDDYIQEEIPRFPYLAVCSRSTGWFSSSALDNIRLRVALRFISVYPQGGAETFVKSISDKFEKSKNQRFVVIEPKLGEDRESVVNQEPSREEDKSEDINDDEVDEEDEEESDFEDEVVDEMDLDDPTYLDGADPDFSLQSCSNLGAENISKSYLQELFGSFPTAEGAPNQLHGVDSEAEYQIYEQDSDGNNSDDDY